The Patescibacteria group bacterium region TTAGCCGTCCTAATTTTCGTGGATTATCGCTTAGCCCTGTCTTTCATCTTTTTCGTCCCCCTGTTTATCATCATTACCTATCGTTCCAATACCGTCCTCTATCCTTTGCGCAAACAGCGCCACAAGGAATATGAAGAAGCTTCAGGTAAAATGGGACAGTCGATCATGAATATTAACGCTGTCCAATCCTTCGTCCAGGAGAGAAGGGAAATCAAAGAATTCGGCAAGATAAAAATGGGTATCCGTATCAAGGAACTGAAGGAGTGGTTCCGTTTGCTCAAATTTGGCTTAGGTCGGAATCTGATTATCGATTTGGGACGGGTAGCGATAATATTCTTAGGCATCTATCTAGTTATCCAGAAAGAAATAAGCCTAGGTAGTTTGGTTTTTATTTTCACTCTGTCAGAAAAAGCTTATTTTTCCCTCTATCGCCTCTCCCGCTTCTATGACCGCCTGTCGGAGGGCGCCGAAGGCATTAATCGTTTTGCCGATCTCTTAGGAAGAGAAAATACGGTTAAGAACAAGGCTGATGGCTATCGTCCTAAGAATCTGGCCGGCCGGATCGATTTTGAAAAGGTTGATTTTTCCTATCGGCCTGACAGCCCCTTGGCCCTTAGAAAAGTCAATTTGAATATTAAAGCCGGGGCGGTGACCGCCCTGGTCGGACCCTCAGGCGGCGGCAAGACTACGATCGCCAAGCTGATCTATCGCCATTACGACCCCAGTAGCGGTGCGGTTAAGATCGATGATCGCGATGTTCGTGATTATGATCTATTCAGTTTGCGCCAATTTCTAGCTATCGTGCCCCAAGAGGTGGAGATCTTTGATTTGAGCGTCCGGGATAATATTGCCTATGCTAAGCCTCGTGCCAGCTTTAAAGAAATCCAGGCGGCGGCTCGAATCGCTAATGCCGAGGAGTTTATCTTGAAACTGGATAAAGGTTATGATTCTTTAGTCGGTGAGCGCGGCATTAAGCTGTCAGGCGGACAGCGCCAGCGTTTGGGCATCGCCCGAGCCATCCTGGCTAATCCGCGGATCCTGATTTTTGATGAAGCCACTTCTAATTTGGATAGCCAGAGCGAACGCTTGATCCAGGCGGCCATCGAAAAGATCCGCAAAGACAGGACTCTTATTATCATTGCTCACCGTTTAAGTACGATCAAGAAAGCTGATCAGATCATTGTCTTGGAAAACGGCCAGATAAAAGAGCAGGGCAGTCATTTGGAGCTATCACGTTTGGACGGCGGCCTTTATAAGAAATTGATCAAGTTGCAGTCGATGGGCGAGCTTGATTGATAAAAGCTTAATATTAATTATGAAAAAAGCTATCCTGAGTGGATAGCTTTTTTTATTTCGCTTATTATAAAGAACTATTGTTCATAGGGACGGCAGACTTTGGCTTTGAGCGTCCAGAAGCTGATGCGGAAATTCCTAACCCTTTGGTTACTATGAAAGGTTTCTGGCAGTTGCTTCAAGTCGACCTGGCTTTTAGGTTGGGTGAAGTGAAGCATCAGGTAATTTTGATAGGTCAGGCCTGGGTCGGGTTGGTCTTCTTCTGGTTTTTTTTCTGGCACCTTTTTTTTGATACTCATTTTAATTAAAATGGCGGCAAAAACGCTCAAGATAATTAAAGCGGTGGCAATCAGGTCGTGGCTAGGCCGGTTTTGACCAACATACATGCCATTATTGATGACAAAAATTAAGGATAGAATCCAAGCTATAGCCAGGTGGATTACAACGATTATCACCCAATTATTTCTTTTTTTCCAGTCTTCCAAGAGTCTTGTACAGATGGAGTTGATCAAGATACCAAGGAGCGCCGAGCCGGACATAAAACCTATCATATAAAGACCACTGATAAACATTTTGGTAGTTAGGAAGCTCAGCAGGGCTGTTAGGATGAGAAAAAGGGTGATATCAAGCGGTGAGAACCAGAGTTTTCCGCTTTCTTGGTAATAGCCGGTTTGATGATAGTCATGATAGAGCTGATATCTTTCTCCGGCGCAAATATCTATATCGATGTCTGCGTACAGGATAGCGTCTTTGATCCTTGCCCACCAGTCAGATAGGTAGATTGGCTGGTAGCCGATGAAAAGGGCTATCGGCGGGGCGATCAGCATATAGGCCAGGAAGATCATGAAACCGATGAATTTAAGCAACCACCAGGCGATAAAGAATGGTAGTTTCGGCAGAGCCAAAATGGCGGCGCGTTTAATGCTACATTCATCATTGGCTTTCCGGCTGGGCCATTTGAGATACCAGAAGAAGAATTTGCCGAGCAAGCTGCTTGGCTCCTTGGCAAAAAATTCGGCCGGGATGGTGAATTCCACTGTGGTACCGGCTAAAGCGCCAAGATGGGCATCTTTAACTTCTATCAGCTGGTCATCGATCGCTTCTCTGTAGCCTTGGCTATCTTTTAAAAGATGGGAAACGGCTTGGTCATAATCATTGAAAGCCAGGACGCTGAGGCGGTGTTGGCCGGAACGGTGGAGCTGGAGGAACGTGGCGGCTTGGTCAACACGGACCAAATAGCGCCTCCCCTTGTGTTGGGACGAAAATTGGTCCCGGGTCTTATCCACCAGAATAAGGTGGGTGGGTGAATATTCCGCCAGCTCTTTGGAGAAGAACCATTGGATTGGTATGGTAGCGCCTTGCAGCTCGTCCTTACCTCCGTTTAAGACCAAATTTATGGCTGGAGGCTCGTTTCTTCTAGGGGGTGCTTTCGAAGCAGGTTTTTTCATGTGTCTACTGGGTTTTTTAGGGTTATTATTTGGTTTATTTTGTCCTTGTTTTTAAAGAAATTATCTATTTCTAGATAATAGGTCATATTAGTATATTTATATAATTTTGTCAATAGTATGGATTGGCTTGCTTTAAAGCCTTTATTTACAGTATAATTTAAACATGTTGAAGATTTTAAAGAGGGTGTCTTTAGCGCCTTATACTAGTTTGAAAATCGGTCCCGCGGCTGACTTTTTTGCGATTGTGAAGACTAAAGAAGATTTGCTAGAAGCGATTTTTTGGGCCAAGAAAAACAAATATCCGATCTTCATCTTGGGCGGCGGCTCTAATGTCTTAATCACTAAACCCCTTAAAGCTTTAGTCATCAAGAACGAAATCAAAGGAATCAAGCGGAAGAGCAATTATTTGACAGCGTTGAGCGGGGAAATGTGGTCGCACCTTGTCCACGAAGCAGTGAAGGCTAAACTCTATGGCGCGGAAAATCTTTTCCTTATTCCCGGTACGGTCGGGGCGGCTCCGATGCAGAATATCGGTGCTTACGGCGTCGAGTTGAAAGACGTTTTTCATTTTTTGACAGCTATTAACCTGAAGACTGGCCAGGAAAAGATCTTTGATTTAGCTGACTGCGCTTTC contains the following coding sequences:
- a CDS encoding ABC transporter ATP-binding protein, with the translated sequence MSDKPKLKLNDFTAKFWNLMKPFHGMMGRVFILTFIFEILGLVSPYIVKLIIDALTNFSVAELSKLISLLLIFFIAEQANSFSYYVRDRQLFRLLIDIEYHLPIQAQGKLMNLSLGYHETENTGNKIIKTERGLNKIIDLIGNVFWEVLPTLLQLVLTLAVLIFVDYRLALSFIFFVPLFIIITYRSNTVLYPLRKQRHKEYEEASGKMGQSIMNINAVQSFVQERREIKEFGKIKMGIRIKELKEWFRLLKFGLGRNLIIDLGRVAIIFLGIYLVIQKEISLGSLVFIFTLSEKAYFSLYRLSRFYDRLSEGAEGINRFADLLGRENTVKNKADGYRPKNLAGRIDFEKVDFSYRPDSPLALRKVNLNIKAGAVTALVGPSGGGKTTIAKLIYRHYDPSSGAVKIDDRDVRDYDLFSLRQFLAIVPQEVEIFDLSVRDNIAYAKPRASFKEIQAAARIANAEEFILKLDKGYDSLVGERGIKLSGGQRQRLGIARAILANPRILIFDEATSNLDSQSERLIQAAIEKIRKDRTLIIIAHRLSTIKKADQIIVLENGQIKEQGSHLELSRLDGGLYKKLIKLQSMGELD